tccgaattgaaaaatttaggACGTGTTCGGGACAGGAAGAGCAGCGCCCCGAAACGATATAAAATGCGTACCTAATTTTCCGTTCGAGACGAGATTACGCTTAAAAAAGCACGCGACAGGACTTATAGGCGAACGGTCGCCGGAAAACTTTAGCCAGATTTCCTGTGGGACCGGTGCACATTTTCGCGATGCAACGATCGAAGATTGGCGTTGAACCAGCCGTGATTCACGGGTTTCTCCATCGACTTACCTTTCATCTGAGACTTGGTAATGTTCGGCGATTTACTGGACGAGACAGGCGGCGGTCTTTTCGGTGACACGGGCAGAGAATAGAGGTTGCTGGTCGCCAGGTTGCTGGTCGTCGCGGACGAGGAGGCCGGCGAAAACATGGCGGTCGCGGCGATCGCGCCACGGCACTGACCGCCCTGCTGCGGCTGCCATCCGCTTAATTGCTGCGTGTCGATCGCGGACGATATCGACGGCTGGAACTCCGCGTGCAGGAATGGCAGCGGCGCTGACGTAACTGTCATCGACGACGTCGGCGTTGTCGACGCCgccgtcatcgtcatcgttaTCGTGCCGGTTGACGTTCTCGGTGAGGCGCCGCTCGTCCCTTCTTGCTCCTCGGCGTTCCCCGCCGTCCCGCTGCTCTGTCTCGTCTGCAAACATTTCAAACGAACCCCGTTGACAAACGCAAACATCCGCCGCCTAATTGCTCTTTCGTTCTACGATCGACGGGCAACGCCGGCGTGGCGGGTTTTAAGCGGCCGCGTAACGAGCGCGCGGGCAAACAGGCGTTGCCTGAATAGGGCTCCGAATGGAAACGCGGGAAGAAAGAGCGTTTCTTCCAGTCGGTCGGACCGGGTGCAATCCGTAACGAAACACGTCGAACGATGTAAACGTTTCGCAGAGTGTGCGATTTAGTGTTTGGGCTACGGTCGCGCGTTCGAGCAGCCTCCGATAGCCACAGGTGGCACGGGGCCGGGCAACGATGGACAGTTCGCGTCGACACAAACGGGACCGGGGCTGGATGA
The genomic region above belongs to Augochlora pura isolate Apur16 unplaced genomic scaffold, APUR_v2.2.1 APUR_unplaced_93, whole genome shotgun sequence and contains:
- the LOC144478203 gene encoding uncharacterized protein LOC144478203, producing the protein MTMTAASTTPTSSMTVTSAPLPFLHAEFQPSISSAIDTQQLSGWQPQQGGQCRGAIAATAMFSPASSSATTSNLATSNLYSLPVSPKRPPPVSSSKSPNITKSQMKEFREAFNLFDKDGDGSITKEELGRVMRSLGQFARAEELHTMMQDIDID